A stretch of the Thalassotalea euphylliae genome encodes the following:
- the mltF gene encoding membrane-bound lytic murein transglycosylase MltF, whose product MNIYYKKTNQLFNFLKLSLALVVLAISGCKEEADRPNISRVLERGYVAVGTLYGPNSYYLGAEGPAGFEYELAKKYAESLGVELRIMPSYSLDELFPRLDSGEVDFLAAGLAVTPNRLSQYEFAPSYDSVSQKLVFRQGNKRPRALKDLTGSLIVTANSSHAENLVELQQTHEALTWQESSEFDSEELLLKVLNGEIDYTIVDSHVLAINRRYYPDISIGFTVKKAEPLAWLVSKHSDDSIIASLIEFFGQVHHDGTLLALDDKYYGHIEQFNYVDTQAFLAAIETTLPTYQPLFEKYGQDIDWKLLAAISYQESHWNPKARSPTGVRGMMMLTLPTAKQMGVTSRLDPEQSIAGGAKYFKRLINRIPDRIPFPDRMWFALASYNVGFGHVNDARIITQRQGGDADRWVDVKPRLPLLKQKKYYKTVKYGYARGDEPVKYVENIRRYYHTLSYFDEKVRNGLAKGVANGAPERLVDASTNKPIDKSAE is encoded by the coding sequence ATGAACATTTACTATAAAAAAACCAACCAATTGTTCAACTTTCTTAAACTGTCGCTCGCGCTGGTTGTACTGGCTATTTCTGGCTGTAAAGAAGAAGCTGACCGACCGAATATTTCTCGTGTACTTGAACGTGGTTATGTCGCCGTTGGCACCCTTTATGGACCCAATTCATATTACCTTGGCGCGGAAGGACCAGCTGGCTTTGAATATGAATTAGCAAAAAAATATGCTGAATCTTTAGGCGTAGAATTACGCATTATGCCCAGTTACAGCTTAGATGAACTGTTCCCTCGACTAGATTCTGGGGAAGTTGACTTTCTCGCCGCTGGTTTAGCGGTCACGCCAAATCGACTCAGCCAATACGAATTTGCCCCCAGTTATGACTCTGTCAGCCAAAAGTTAGTGTTTCGTCAAGGTAACAAGCGACCACGAGCATTAAAAGATTTAACGGGCTCGCTAATTGTGACTGCCAACTCTAGTCATGCAGAAAACCTTGTTGAATTGCAGCAAACGCATGAGGCACTAACTTGGCAAGAAAGTAGTGAGTTTGACAGCGAAGAGTTATTGCTCAAAGTGCTTAACGGGGAAATTGATTACACGATAGTGGATAGTCATGTTTTGGCAATTAACCGTCGTTACTACCCTGATATCAGCATTGGTTTTACCGTTAAAAAAGCAGAGCCATTGGCTTGGCTGGTCAGTAAACACAGTGATGATTCGATTATTGCCAGCCTAATCGAGTTTTTTGGGCAAGTGCATCACGACGGCACTTTGCTGGCGCTTGATGATAAGTATTACGGCCATATCGAACAATTTAATTATGTTGATACGCAAGCGTTTTTAGCAGCGATTGAAACAACCCTGCCAACCTACCAGCCGCTATTTGAAAAATACGGGCAAGATATTGATTGGAAGCTATTGGCGGCAATTAGCTATCAAGAATCCCACTGGAACCCGAAAGCACGCTCGCCAACAGGGGTAAGAGGCATGATGATGCTAACCTTACCGACTGCGAAACAAATGGGCGTGACTAGCCGACTAGATCCTGAGCAAAGTATTGCTGGTGGGGCAAAGTACTTTAAGCGTTTAATTAACCGTATTCCTGATCGCATTCCGTTTCCCGATCGCATGTGGTTTGCACTGGCGTCTTATAATGTTGGCTTTGGTCATGTTAACGATGCGCGCATTATCACGCAGCGCCAAGGAGGCGATGCCGATCGTTGGGTAGATGTTAAACCGCGACTGCCACTACTTAAGCAAAAGAAATACTATAAAACCGTCAAGTATGGCTATGCCCGTGGTGATGAGCCTGTGAAATATGTAGAGAATATTCGTCGCTACTATCATACGCTCTCGTATTTTGATGAAAAGGTGCGTAATGGCCTTGCTAAAGGAGTGGCTAATGGAGCTCCTGAGCGACTAGTTGACGCGAGCACAAACAAGCCAATTGATAAAAGCGCTGAATAG